From the Corticium candelabrum chromosome 2, ooCorCand1.1, whole genome shotgun sequence genome, one window contains:
- the LOC134176508 gene encoding ATP-dependent DNA helicase RecQ-like, translating into MSYDQESISLAIMFATKFMGYLELRTLQEQVVKHFVGGRDVFVSFPSGGGKSQCYAILPLVFDFLQKKEREKQSLVIVVSPLIALIKDQVRSLRDHNVSAVYVNEEDQFSAVADMKYQLIFMSLETMLRRWGVRDMLLSHVFQENLVAVAIDEAHCVKKCLIPRGVNMMALTATATVTTRKAICKTLGMLDSVVVAESPNKPNIKYSVQHNPGTLEETFAPLVEKIRSHRQSLPRSIIFCRSYDSCSSIYLFMKSRLGREMTEPMGTPDLPRFRLKDMFTWCTRLDIKESIIGSFCDPHRQLRVVISTVAFGMGLDCPNVGAVINWVLAEDAELYLQETGRAGRDGLPANAVLYHGGPDLITRNVYKDIKDYCGNKDICRRRLLLGLFHSSEEIGTSPQFPCCDVCDLL; encoded by the exons ATGTCATACGATCAAGAGTCGATTTCGCTTGCCATTATGTTTGCAACTAAGTTTATGGGGTACCTCGAGCTTCGAACTTTACAGGAACAGGTAGTGAAACACTTCGTTGGAGGTAGAGATGTTTTTGTGTCCTTTCCCAGCGGCGGTGGCAAGTCGCAGTGTTACGCTATCCTACCGCTTGTGTTTGATTTCTTGCAAAAGAAAGAACGAGAGAAACAGTCACTAGTTATTGTGGTGAGTCCTTTGATTGCGCTAATAAAAGATCAAGTTAGATCGCTTCGCGACCACAACGTGAGCGCCGTCTACGTGAATgaagaagaccaattcagtgctGTCGCCGATATGAAGTACCAACTAATTTTTATGAGTCTTGAAACTATGCTAAGACGTTGGGGGGTGCGGGATATGTTGCTGAGCCACGTCTTTCAAGAAAATCTGGTGGCTGTTGCAATTGATGAAGCTCACTGTGTGAAAAAATG TTTGATTCCTAGAGGAGTAAACATGATGGCACTAACAGCAACAGCCACTGTAACCACACGTAAAGCAATATGTAAGACTCTTGGCATGCTGGACTCAGTTGTTGTAGCTGAATCACCCAACAAGCCCAATATCAAATATTCTGTTCAGCATAATCCAGGCACTTTAGAAGAGACATTTGCTCCTCTTGTTGAGAAAATACGCTCCCATCGCCAATCATTACCACGATCAATCATCTTTTGTCGTAGCTATGACTCTTGTTCTtcaatttatttgtttatgaaGAGTCGACTTGGAAGAGAGATGACTGAGCCAATGGGGACACCTGACTTGCCTAGGTTTCGCCTGAAAGATATGTTTACTTGGTGCACACGTCTAGATATCAAGGAGTCAATTATTGGATCATTTTGTGACCCCCATAGGCAGTTGCGAGTGGTCATCTCCACTGTAGCTTTTGGAATGGGTCTTGATTGTCCTAATGTAGGTGCAGTTATAAACTGGGTGCTTGCTGAAGATGCTGAGCTGTATCTGCAAGAAACTGGACGTGCAGGTCGAGATGGATTACCAGCAAATGCAGTTTTGTATCATGGTGGTCCTGATCTGATTACTCGAAATGTGTATAAAGATATAAAAGATTATTGTGGAAACAAAGACATCTGTAGAAGGAGGTTGTTGCTGGGGCTTTTTCACAGTTCAGAAGAAATAGGAACTAGTCCTCAGTTTCCATGTTGTGATGTATGTGATTTGCTGTGA